One window from the genome of Paenibacillus azoreducens encodes:
- a CDS encoding nuclear transport factor 2 family protein — MASNHQNELVLKAIAVLESLESGNPEAITKYIHPDKYIQHNQALHDGRAAMLDALDHLKEIGTKVSIKRTLVDGEYVALHSVYDFFGTKIGIDIFRFENGLIVEHWDNLQEMVEKTASNHTMIDGPDTIKDIDKTDANKGLVKSYVENILFGKNPDLLTSYFDGDNYIQHSPHIADGLSGLHAALEGLKKKNIEFQYTHLHQVIGQGDFVLAVSEGIFNGQHTAFYDLFRVENGKIAEHWDVVEAVLPAEKRKNTNSRF, encoded by the coding sequence GTGGCATCAAACCATCAAAATGAGCTTGTCCTTAAGGCGATCGCTGTGCTGGAAAGTTTAGAGAGCGGCAACCCCGAAGCGATTACGAAGTACATTCATCCCGATAAATATATTCAGCACAATCAGGCCTTGCACGATGGTCGTGCGGCCATGCTTGATGCACTTGATCATTTAAAAGAAATTGGAACAAAGGTAAGCATTAAACGCACTTTAGTCGACGGAGAATATGTCGCCCTTCATTCTGTATATGATTTTTTTGGCACCAAGATCGGTATTGATATTTTCCGTTTTGAGAATGGTCTGATCGTCGAACATTGGGACAATTTGCAAGAGATGGTGGAAAAAACAGCAAGTAATCATACGATGATTGACGGACCGGACACGATTAAGGATATCGACAAGACGGATGCGAACAAAGGACTTGTCAAAAGCTATGTCGAGAACATCTTGTTCGGGAAAAACCCGGACCTGCTTACTTCTTACTTTGACGGGGATAACTACATTCAGCATAGCCCGCATATTGCAGACGGCCTTTCCGGTCTTCATGCTGCATTGGAGGGCCTTAAGAAAAAAAATATTGAGTTTCAATATACTCATCTCCACCAGGTCATCGGACAAGGCGACTTTGTGCTTGCGGTGAGTGAAGGGATTTTTAATGGTCAGCATACTGCTTTCTACGATTTGTTCCGCGTGGAGAATGGAAAGATTGCCGAGCATTGGGATGTAGTTGAGGCCGTACTGCCGGCAGAAAAACGAAAAAATACGAACAGTAGATTTTGA
- a CDS encoding DUF4062 domain-containing protein produces MRKKLQVYISSTYADLIVERHAAAEAILKAGHIPAGIELYHDETQMGIIKRWIDESDVYILILGGFYGSMLPDESKSYTHWEYDYAGEIGKPRFAFVVTDEALRRLPYDFVTMENYQKFQEFKQSVSEEIPIFYAEDERHIKLVIHDKLPEYAKREDLSGWVSGKDIPDVQKLREENASLLRENAKLNAELEKNKRANT; encoded by the coding sequence ATGAGGAAAAAATTACAAGTCTACATATCGTCTACTTATGCTGATTTAATTGTGGAAAGGCATGCCGCTGCAGAAGCTATACTTAAAGCTGGACACATCCCTGCAGGAATTGAGCTATATCACGACGAAACTCAAATGGGAATTATTAAGAGATGGATCGATGAATCTGATGTATATATCCTAATTCTCGGAGGATTCTATGGTTCAATGCTTCCTGATGAATCCAAGAGCTATACTCATTGGGAATATGATTATGCCGGAGAAATCGGTAAACCTAGATTTGCATTTGTTGTCACAGATGAAGCATTAAGACGACTACCATACGACTTTGTAACAATGGAAAACTATCAAAAGTTTCAGGAGTTTAAACAATCCGTATCAGAAGAAATACCTATATTTTATGCTGAAGATGAACGGCACATTAAGTTGGTTATCCATGATAAATTGCCAGAGTATGCAAAAAGAGAAGATTTGTCTGGATGGGTTTCTGGCAAGGATATCCCAGACGTACAAAAGTTACGGGAAGAGAATGCAAGTTTGTTGAGAGAGAATGCTAAATTAAATGCTGAGTTAGAGAAAAATAAAAGAGCAAATACATGA
- a CDS encoding GNAT family N-acetyltransferase, whose translation MTNQQKVINMPLFSQTITDFWRAQFLNGDVLYSDEVFTVATNPDLDEDSRVMVLETTDGRVMAVLTPAMADKVGLYQRQDLSEEIFRQMLNEAGVTLHGADYVFYFSEAEKNVLLQESLEGVLRRLTEQDDAVFSEFQSSASEQDLDDAYVELDHWAVFGSFEQNRLVSAASMYPWGYNAQIADLGVLTLTTFRGKGHARKVVRSICKYAYDQGYEPQYRCQLDNQASTALAKAAGLTLFGKWDVISPDSTD comes from the coding sequence ATGACAAATCAACAAAAAGTAATAAATATGCCTTTATTTTCACAAACGATAACTGACTTTTGGCGGGCGCAATTTTTGAACGGAGACGTCCTCTATAGCGATGAAGTCTTTACTGTCGCTACTAACCCGGATCTGGACGAAGACAGTCGGGTCATGGTGCTGGAAACCACAGACGGCCGGGTCATGGCGGTTCTGACGCCTGCGATGGCCGATAAGGTAGGCCTTTATCAACGACAAGATCTGTCTGAGGAGATCTTTCGTCAGATGTTGAATGAAGCGGGAGTCACTTTGCATGGCGCAGATTATGTTTTTTATTTTTCAGAAGCCGAAAAGAACGTATTGCTGCAAGAAAGCCTGGAAGGCGTCTTGCGCCGGTTAACAGAGCAAGATGATGCGGTTTTCTCCGAGTTCCAGTCCTCTGCCTCAGAACAAGACTTGGATGACGCTTATGTGGAGTTGGATCACTGGGCGGTGTTCGGCTCTTTTGAGCAAAACCGCCTGGTCAGCGCAGCCAGCATGTATCCCTGGGGGTACAATGCGCAAATTGCGGATCTCGGCGTACTGACCCTGACGACCTTTAGAGGAAAAGGCCACGCCCGTAAAGTGGTGCGTTCCATTTGCAAGTATGCCTATGATCAGGGATACGAACCCCAGTACCGATGCCAGCTCGATAACCAGGCGTCTACGGCGTTGGCTAAAGCGGCGGGGTTGACGCTGTTTGGAAAGTGGGACGTGATTTCTCCCGACTCCACTGACTGA
- a CDS encoding YhgE/Pip domain-containing protein, with product MSLFKNKFIIALPLIVIAVIFVFSLAMIPSINPAPHNLPIAIVNEDQGLTIPKVNMGETMVSNIQSAASVNSVGEPPMKWIEVSSEEEVRAGLDNQKYYAALVIHKDFSEKLASLTTPDPSSPRIQIYVNQGMNASASSMAEQMLNQAVHDVNNKMRTELLATFDQQGAAISTKQAAALASPIDCVVIHVNATGTHSANGNSPILMFQPLWMASLIGSVIFLLVKNKSNYANHNERLQANIVQVLWGGVMALAAGFSFTWFAKSWGVDISHFADTALFLTIAYLTFFLMISAVFSWVGLKGMIIFVLLLFLGAPLLSFAPELLSSFYRDWILSWLPMRFMVEGLRELFFFGQGFRLNHPTMVLIWIGACGLLVLLTSAFKHSRKPEQKKEVEIAWK from the coding sequence ATGAGTTTATTTAAAAACAAATTCATTATTGCGTTACCCCTTATCGTTATTGCTGTCATCTTCGTCTTTAGCCTTGCCATGATTCCAAGCATCAATCCTGCTCCCCATAACTTGCCGATTGCCATTGTAAATGAGGATCAAGGCTTGACGATCCCAAAAGTAAATATGGGCGAGACAATGGTGTCTAACATTCAGTCAGCTGCCTCTGTGAACTCGGTTGGAGAGCCGCCGATGAAATGGATCGAAGTAAGTAGCGAAGAAGAAGTAAGAGCAGGTCTCGATAACCAAAAATATTATGCGGCTTTGGTGATTCACAAGGATTTTAGCGAGAAGCTAGCATCGCTTACAACGCCGGATCCGTCTTCGCCCCGGATACAGATTTATGTCAATCAAGGCATGAATGCATCGGCATCTAGTATGGCTGAGCAAATGCTAAATCAAGCGGTTCATGACGTGAATAATAAGATGCGTACTGAGCTATTAGCGACTTTCGATCAGCAAGGCGCAGCGATCTCAACGAAACAAGCCGCTGCACTAGCTTCGCCAATCGATTGCGTAGTCATCCATGTGAATGCAACAGGTACGCATAGTGCAAACGGGAATTCACCGATTTTGATGTTCCAGCCTTTGTGGATGGCCAGTCTAATCGGAAGCGTGATTTTCTTGCTTGTGAAGAACAAATCCAATTATGCGAATCATAATGAACGGCTTCAGGCGAATATAGTCCAAGTCTTGTGGGGAGGGGTCATGGCTTTGGCGGCTGGATTTAGCTTCACTTGGTTCGCCAAGAGCTGGGGCGTAGACATTTCTCATTTCGCAGATACAGCTTTATTCTTGACCATTGCTTATTTAACATTTTTTCTGATGATATCCGCTGTTTTCTCTTGGGTGGGACTTAAAGGCATGATTATTTTTGTATTGCTTCTATTCTTAGGTGCGCCACTGCTTAGTTTTGCTCCGGAGTTATTATCTTCGTTTTACCGGGATTGGATATTATCATGGCTGCCGATGCGTTTTATGGTTGAAGGCCTGCGTGAGTTGTTTTTCTTTGGACAAGGCTTTCGCTTGAATCATCCGACCATGGTTTTAATCTGGATCGGCGCCTGCGGCCTGTTGGTCCTGCTTACATCTGCCTTTAAACATTCCCGTAAACCGGAACAGAAAAAAGAGGTTGAAATTGCTTGGAAGTAA
- a CDS encoding tetratricopeptide repeat protein yields MQLSDSIYSEITALSKQGEDLVKAGDLEAGKHKYVAALRLLPENHREWEAATWLYVAIGDVHFRMENYEKAFKCFFNAVQCPKGLGNPYIHLRLGQLYYEQGNLEKAADELTRAYMGAGIDIFMEDDPKYLEFLEANIEI; encoded by the coding sequence ATGCAACTTTCAGATTCCATCTATTCCGAAATCACCGCTTTATCTAAACAAGGCGAAGATTTAGTGAAGGCAGGCGACCTTGAAGCTGGCAAGCATAAGTATGTTGCGGCCCTCCGCTTATTACCGGAAAACCATCGGGAATGGGAGGCTGCTACGTGGTTATACGTGGCTATTGGGGATGTTCATTTTCGAATGGAGAATTACGAGAAGGCATTCAAGTGCTTTTTTAACGCTGTTCAGTGTCCGAAAGGGTTGGGTAACCCCTATATTCATCTTCGGCTAGGTCAGTTGTATTATGAACAGGGTAATCTTGAAAAGGCAGCAGACGAGCTAACGCGGGCTTACATGGGTGCGGGAATTGATATTTTTATGGAAGATGACCCAAAGTATCTTGAGTTTTTGGAGGCAAACATAGAGATTTGA
- a CDS encoding GNAT family N-acetyltransferase → MRKVEVRIFTKDDMQKLGDLYHAVTSKNNTVFWWVGEEENWLNVFVAIESGQIIGKGQVGIITEIPPGSSQEHAHYIFINLKTLPQREDDYPLYDLLYECLLNRAYELKKTLPGSNRTMIAIGNQSTEEYNNNYFVSKGFVYWKSSYTMRRDLSKKIEESVLTASYRCLRGAMDSEESVDEYLKVDMEIWPEAPIGLKRLMDNRKNSSWTAFVVRENTTLVGSVMAWVDNDGDGIIEDLFVREPWRKQGIAKHLLSQALTYLKDHGCAFAELQVETANRSALSLYHAVGFKEVSEEVRYHREL, encoded by the coding sequence TTGAGAAAAGTAGAGGTTCGGATATTTACAAAGGATGATATGCAGAAGTTAGGCGATTTGTATCATGCCGTTACATCTAAAAACAACACCGTTTTCTGGTGGGTTGGAGAAGAAGAGAATTGGCTGAATGTATTCGTAGCGATTGAGAGCGGACAAATCATAGGTAAGGGACAAGTTGGTATAATTACCGAGATTCCGCCGGGCAGTTCCCAAGAGCATGCACATTATATTTTTATCAATTTGAAGACACTCCCGCAAAGGGAAGACGACTATCCGCTCTATGATCTCCTATATGAGTGTTTATTAAATAGAGCGTACGAGCTAAAAAAAACGCTGCCTGGTTCGAATCGAACAATGATTGCTATAGGCAACCAATCAACTGAAGAGTACAACAACAATTATTTCGTATCGAAGGGTTTTGTGTACTGGAAGAGTTCGTATACGATGCGAAGAGACTTATCCAAGAAGATTGAAGAGTCCGTACTTACTGCTTCTTACCGTTGCTTGCGAGGGGCAATGGATTCGGAGGAAAGCGTCGATGAATACTTAAAAGTTGACATGGAGATTTGGCCTGAGGCCCCAATCGGGTTAAAGAGGTTAATGGATAACCGGAAGAATTCTTCGTGGACTGCTTTTGTTGTAAGGGAGAATACCACCTTAGTAGGTAGTGTCATGGCTTGGGTGGATAATGATGGAGATGGGATTATTGAAGATCTATTTGTGAGAGAGCCTTGGCGGAAACAAGGGATTGCAAAGCATCTACTTTCTCAGGCGCTCACCTATCTCAAAGACCATGGATGTGCGTTCGCAGAACTACAAGTTGAAACGGCCAATAGATCCGCTTTATCTTTATATCACGCAGTTGGCTTCAAAGAAGTATCGGAAGAAGTGCGTTACCACCGAGAACTCTAA
- a CDS encoding TetR/AcrR family transcriptional regulator, whose amino-acid sequence MNKKKTDLRILRTKQSVRKAFYELIQEKGYEAITIQDIADRAMINRNTFYLHYQNKPDLLDTCMDELLSELKKAVVLCPIHMNPFSISRLETVMKSVLEQISGNIIFYYAMLIEENRIYQFRAKMENIIKDKLNEGWDPAQGNSTLAISKELLLEYLVSAFMGIVIWWIKNDRPLPADEVSSQFSRIVTHGHLKAAGIAVEE is encoded by the coding sequence ATGAACAAGAAAAAAACCGATCTAAGAATACTGCGCACCAAACAATCGGTTCGAAAGGCATTTTATGAGCTTATTCAGGAAAAAGGATATGAAGCGATAACAATCCAGGATATTGCAGATCGGGCTATGATCAATCGAAACACGTTTTATCTTCACTACCAAAACAAACCTGATCTATTGGATACATGTATGGATGAGTTGTTGAGCGAATTAAAGAAGGCCGTCGTTCTATGTCCAATCCACATGAATCCTTTCAGTATTTCCAGACTCGAAACTGTTATGAAGTCGGTATTGGAACAGATTTCGGGCAACATCATTTTTTACTATGCCATGTTAATTGAAGAGAATAGAATCTATCAGTTTCGAGCGAAGATGGAGAATATCATCAAAGATAAACTAAACGAGGGATGGGATCCTGCTCAGGGAAATTCCACTTTAGCGATATCTAAGGAATTGCTGCTCGAATACCTCGTATCGGCTTTCATGGGTATTGTCATTTGGTGGATTAAAAACGACCGGCCTCTTCCTGCGGATGAAGTTTCATCCCAATTTAGCAGAATCGTTACGCACGGGCATTTGAAAGCTGCCGGCATCGCCGTCGAGGAATAA
- a CDS encoding MFS transporter encodes MQGLTAVDQQHATTRDWPIIVTAGVGFFLSALDTGIMNVALPTLGQTFHVDVNAVAWTVTLYLISLSSTIIIFGRISDRVGRMKVYSIGLAVFAIASILCGSAFSAPQLIIFRGLQGIGAAMLQATSAAIITTYIAKERQGAALGTLGMILGLGNVLGPSAGGLLLSFVGWRWIFWINIPICAMGLWGCYKIARVTKEQVSPVPLNIVGSVLLGVATFSLLCGLSADSLPGFPRMLPYGFFALSLIGYIFWETRVTNPIIPLSLFRSGAFIVPILSALVLGFATAIAFIVPAYYLEGVAHLMPWQVGLVNLAAPLGLVMLSKLSGKLIGSYGITPLTLSGLGIMFIALIALSTMQLNWHSVTFSALLLLYGFGAGIFIPANLSAIMGSVGLELQGTIGSIQRMVQNIGLAVGTSTAASMIRLDTNLGLSAFRKIWILSACAILIAFLCTASLHLFRRYRSGKI; translated from the coding sequence ATGCAAGGATTGACGGCAGTCGATCAACAACACGCAACCACTCGTGACTGGCCTATTATTGTTACGGCTGGGGTTGGTTTTTTTCTATCTGCATTGGATACGGGCATTATGAACGTGGCGCTGCCGACGCTCGGGCAGACTTTTCATGTCGATGTTAATGCCGTTGCTTGGACGGTGACTCTGTATCTTATTTCACTCAGTTCCACAATCATCATATTCGGCCGTATTAGCGACCGGGTTGGTCGAATGAAGGTTTATTCCATAGGTTTGGCCGTTTTTGCCATCGCATCCATTCTGTGCGGAAGTGCATTCTCCGCTCCCCAACTGATAATCTTTAGGGGACTGCAAGGAATTGGAGCTGCGATGCTTCAAGCAACTTCAGCAGCCATTATTACGACCTATATTGCAAAAGAGAGGCAAGGGGCTGCTTTAGGGACCTTGGGGATGATACTTGGACTTGGCAATGTTTTGGGCCCAAGCGCTGGCGGACTGCTTCTTTCGTTCGTGGGATGGCGCTGGATTTTCTGGATAAACATCCCTATTTGTGCCATGGGATTATGGGGATGCTACAAGATTGCAAGAGTGACGAAAGAGCAAGTGAGCCCGGTTCCTCTCAACATCGTGGGCAGCGTTCTTCTGGGTGTTGCTACATTCAGCCTTCTCTGCGGGCTTTCGGCAGATTCATTACCCGGATTTCCAAGGATGCTTCCATATGGCTTCTTTGCGTTATCTTTAATTGGCTACATCTTCTGGGAGACTCGGGTAACAAACCCAATCATACCATTGTCATTATTTCGCAGCGGCGCCTTTATTGTCCCGATTCTGTCCGCCCTTGTCCTGGGTTTTGCCACTGCAATTGCTTTTATCGTTCCGGCATACTATCTTGAGGGGGTAGCCCACCTTATGCCTTGGCAGGTTGGATTAGTGAATCTAGCAGCCCCATTAGGTCTGGTTATGCTGTCCAAGCTTTCGGGAAAACTTATCGGTTCCTACGGGATAACTCCGTTAACATTATCGGGGCTAGGGATCATGTTTATCGCTCTTATTGCGTTAAGTACAATGCAGCTTAACTGGCATAGCGTTACATTCAGCGCCTTATTATTGCTCTACGGTTTTGGCGCAGGCATATTTATTCCCGCTAATCTATCGGCTATTATGGGCTCGGTAGGCCTTGAATTACAGGGAACAATCGGATCCATTCAGCGGATGGTGCAAAATATTGGACTCGCCGTAGGCACTTCAACGGCTGCCTCAATGATTCGGTTGGACACGAACCTAGGGTTGTCGGCTTTTCGTAAAATTTGGATTTTGTCAGCCTGTGCAATACTGATCGCTTTTCTCTGCACGGCTTCATTACACCTATTCCGCCGCTACCGCTCCGGAAAAATATAG
- a CDS encoding ArsR/SmtB family transcription factor, whose translation MNMYKNIASIGALFGDPTRTTILVSLADGRSLTAGELAYIAEVSPQTASAHLTKLVEGGLIVMEPQGRHRYYRLASSKVAEVMEEMASLTTPVPARSLRESDQAKALRYARTCYEHLAGELGVSITNALLRKEYIKESDGKYQLTVLGEKWLIEFGVKIDGLNRLARSIPRHIDWTERHHHMGGPIAVGITRRLFELGWIARGAVKRSIIITDTGRIQIQREFNLEL comes from the coding sequence ATGAATATGTACAAAAATATAGCCTCTATCGGAGCTCTCTTTGGCGACCCTACTCGTACTACAATCCTGGTTTCTCTTGCCGATGGGCGGTCGCTAACCGCAGGCGAACTGGCCTATATCGCCGAAGTGTCGCCGCAAACGGCAAGTGCTCACCTCACCAAGTTGGTCGAAGGGGGGCTTATCGTGATGGAACCGCAAGGGCGGCATCGTTATTATCGATTGGCAAGTTCGAAAGTGGCAGAAGTGATGGAGGAAATGGCTTCTCTCACGACTCCTGTTCCTGCCAGATCCTTGCGCGAATCCGACCAAGCAAAGGCGCTTCGTTATGCCAGGACATGTTATGAGCATTTGGCTGGCGAGCTCGGGGTATCAATTACCAATGCACTTTTGAGGAAAGAGTACATTAAAGAATCGGATGGAAAGTACCAACTTACTGTATTAGGAGAAAAGTGGCTTATAGAGTTTGGAGTGAAAATAGACGGTTTAAACAGGCTTGCACGTTCTATTCCTCGCCATATCGACTGGACTGAACGGCACCACCATATGGGAGGTCCTATCGCGGTCGGCATCACTCGCCGTCTATTTGAGCTGGGCTGGATTGCCAGGGGTGCTGTGAAGCGTTCTATTATAATTACAGACACCGGGCGTATTCAAATTCAACGGGAATTTAACCTGGAGTTATAG
- the erm gene encoding 23S ribosomal RNA methyltransferase Erm, with amino-acid sequence MHPNDKKHRKVRKCLNEPNFSGQHLLHNPRIVRQIIDQSGIRPSEIVMDLGAGKGAMTFALAEKASSVVAIENDPRFAEILKAKSQAHANVAIIEKDIRLAYLPNKPFRVVANIPYAITTPILEKLLDPPTDFFQGAMLLIEYGAAKRFTSRPIRDPRILRWRMWFDLELIKVFPRTEFSPPPSVESAIFRIRRKADPYVQIRHHRHFAGFAEYALKRPELPIYVVLQGIFTPPQLKHLFKNLGVDRQAPICTLNERQWGMIFRTMLERVDAFRWPKLLRRK; translated from the coding sequence ATGCATCCGAATGACAAAAAGCACCGCAAGGTGCGGAAATGCCTGAATGAACCGAACTTTAGCGGTCAGCATCTGCTGCATAACCCACGAATTGTGCGGCAAATCATCGATCAGTCGGGCATCCGGCCCAGCGAAATCGTGATGGACCTTGGAGCCGGAAAAGGCGCTATGACGTTTGCACTGGCGGAAAAAGCCAGCAGCGTTGTGGCGATCGAAAATGATCCCCGCTTTGCGGAAATTCTTAAAGCCAAGTCCCAAGCACATGCCAATGTCGCCATTATCGAGAAAGATATTAGACTGGCTTATTTGCCCAATAAACCGTTTCGCGTCGTCGCGAACATCCCCTACGCCATTACGACTCCAATTTTAGAAAAGCTGCTGGACCCCCCGACCGATTTCTTTCAAGGAGCGATGCTTTTGATCGAATACGGAGCGGCCAAGCGCTTCACTTCCAGGCCAATCCGTGACCCGCGCATCTTACGGTGGAGAATGTGGTTCGACCTGGAATTGATTAAGGTGTTTCCGCGGACTGAATTTTCTCCCCCGCCGAGCGTGGAATCAGCTATATTCCGCATTCGCCGCAAAGCAGATCCCTACGTCCAAATCCGCCACCACCGGCATTTTGCCGGATTCGCCGAGTACGCGCTGAAACGTCCCGAGCTGCCGATATACGTGGTGCTGCAGGGCATCTTTACCCCGCCTCAGCTTAAACATCTGTTCAAAAATCTTGGCGTTGACCGGCAGGCCCCGATCTGCACGTTAAATGAACGCCAATGGGGGATGATATTCCGGACGATGCTCGAACGGGTGGATGCGTTTCGTTGGCCCAAGTTATTGAGGCGTAAATAA
- the leuA gene encoding 2-isopropylmalate synthase has product MKNVNKYARGYFMPQETSLKWAQKEYITEAPIWCSVDLRDGNQALIVPMNLEEKLEYFKMLVDIGFKEIEVGFPAASETEFAFLRTLIEQELIPDDVTIQVLTQSREHIIRKTFESLKGAKKAVVHLYNSTSVAQREQVFRKSKEEIIDIAVSGAKLLKECAEETEGNFQFQYSPESFTGTEIDFALDICNSVLDVWQPTTENPVIINLPATVSMSMPHVYASQIEYMSEHLNYREHVILSVHPHNDRGTGVADAELGMLAGAQRVEGTLFGNGERTGNVDIVTLALNMYSHGVDPKLNFENIPAIISVYERLTKMRVSERHPYGGELVFTAFSGSHQDAIAKGMKWREEKEPRHWSVPYLLIDPKDIGREYEGDIIRINSQSGKGGIGYVLQLKYGLDLPAKMRENFGYFVKNVSDQQQKELMPDEIYDIFMKEYVNIKTPVEFVKYRFTDNEDFHTVVTIRSGNQVKEIEGTGNGRLDAISNALQTDLGLNYSDLVYTEHALETGSKSQAVSYIGITASNGSVYWGCGIDADIMTSSVKALFSAVNRFSRNNTN; this is encoded by the coding sequence ATGAAAAATGTAAACAAATACGCCAGAGGATATTTTATGCCTCAGGAGACCAGCTTGAAGTGGGCCCAAAAGGAATACATTACAGAGGCGCCGATTTGGTGCAGCGTTGACCTTCGCGACGGCAATCAGGCGTTAATCGTTCCGATGAATCTGGAGGAGAAGCTGGAATACTTCAAGATGCTCGTGGATATCGGGTTCAAGGAGATCGAAGTCGGATTTCCCGCAGCGTCGGAAACGGAGTTCGCTTTTTTACGCACATTGATCGAGCAGGAATTGATTCCGGATGATGTAACAATCCAAGTGCTTACCCAATCGAGAGAGCACATTATCCGCAAAACCTTTGAATCGCTGAAAGGCGCGAAAAAAGCCGTCGTCCATTTGTACAACTCGACCTCCGTGGCGCAGCGGGAACAGGTATTCCGCAAATCCAAGGAAGAGATTATCGACATCGCCGTAAGCGGCGCCAAGCTGTTGAAGGAATGTGCGGAGGAGACGGAAGGGAACTTTCAGTTCCAGTATTCGCCGGAGAGCTTCACCGGTACGGAGATCGATTTTGCGCTGGACATCTGCAACAGCGTGCTCGACGTATGGCAGCCGACGACGGAGAACCCGGTCATCATCAATCTTCCTGCAACAGTGTCCATGTCGATGCCTCACGTCTACGCCAGCCAGATCGAGTATATGAGCGAGCACCTGAACTATCGGGAGCACGTGATTTTATCGGTCCATCCGCATAACGACAGAGGTACGGGTGTGGCGGACGCCGAGCTTGGAATGCTGGCCGGAGCTCAGCGTGTCGAAGGCACTTTGTTCGGCAACGGAGAACGGACGGGGAACGTGGACATCGTCACGCTGGCCCTGAACATGTACTCGCATGGGGTCGATCCGAAGCTGAATTTTGAGAACATCCCTGCGATCATCTCCGTGTATGAACGTCTGACCAAAATGAGAGTAAGCGAAAGACATCCTTATGGAGGCGAGCTCGTATTTACCGCATTCTCCGGTTCGCATCAGGATGCCATCGCCAAAGGCATGAAGTGGCGCGAGGAAAAAGAACCCCGGCATTGGTCCGTTCCATATCTGCTGATTGATCCCAAGGACATCGGCAGGGAGTACGAAGGCGATATTATCCGCATTAACAGCCAGTCCGGCAAAGGCGGAATCGGATATGTGCTGCAGCTGAAGTACGGACTTGATCTCCCGGCGAAAATGCGCGAAAATTTCGGGTATTTCGTTAAAAACGTATCGGATCAGCAGCAAAAGGAACTGATGCCCGATGAAATATACGATATTTTCATGAAAGAATACGTGAATATAAAAACACCCGTCGAGTTCGTTAAATATCGCTTTACAGACAACGAAGATTTTCATACCGTCGTCACGATACGCTCCGGCAATCAAGTCAAGGAAATCGAAGGCACCGGGAACGGAAGGCTCGATGCGATCAGCAATGCGCTGCAAACCGATCTTGGACTGAATTATTCCGATTTGGTCTATACAGAGCACGCTCTGGAAACAGGCTCCAAATCGCAAGCTGTTTCTTATATCGGCATCACGGCTTCCAACGGCAGCGTATATTGGGGTTGCGGCATCGACGCTGACATTATGACCTCATCGGTAAAAGCGCTGTTTAGTGCCGTGAATCGATTTAGCCGTAATAACACAAACTGA